The following proteins are co-located in the Prionailurus viverrinus isolate Anna chromosome A1, UM_Priviv_1.0, whole genome shotgun sequence genome:
- the LOC125163937 gene encoding LOW QUALITY PROTEIN: olfactory receptor 14A16-like (The sequence of the model RefSeq protein was modified relative to this genomic sequence to represent the inferred CDS: deleted 2 bases in 1 codon), with amino-acid sequence MPPIVTNLTVVTEFILMGFSTNENIHILQLVLFFLIYFCALMGNVLIIMVTTLDKNLHTPMYYFLNNLSFWDLCLISITIPKSIANSLSHNNSISFIGCVAQAFLVVFSATTELHLLTAMCFDRYAAICHPLHYEIIMNKDVCVHLTVASWLGGGGLIALMHTVGTFSLSYCGSNIVHQFFCDIPQLLAISCSENLTREIVPIIISVVLDICCFIYIIISYVNIFSTVKKIPSTEGQSKAYCTCLPHLVVVILFLFTGIFAYLKPTSGIPSISDLLISMFYTMVPPTVNPIIYSLRNNVMKMSLGRLLKIIFTKN; translated from the exons ATGCCTCCAATAGTGACaaatctcacagttgtgacagAATTTATCCTTATGGGATTTTCTACCaatgaaaatatacacattttgcAGTTAGTGCTCttctttttgatttatttctgtgctctgaTGGGGAATGTCCTCATTATTATGGTCACAACTTTGGACAAGAatctccacacccccatgtactacTTCTTGAATAATTTATCCTTTTGGGATCTCTGCCTAATTTCAATCACTATTCCCAAATCCATTGCCAACTCTTTGTCTCACAATAACTCCATCTCATTCATTGGCTGTGTTGCCCAGGCCTTTCTGGTAGTTTTTTCAGCAACCACAGAACTGCATCTCCTGACAGCAATGTGCTTTGACCGCTATGCTGCCATATGCCATCCCCTGCACTATGAAATTATCATGAACAAAGACGTGTGTGTTCACTTGACAGTCGCAtcttggctg gggggggggggtttgatTGCTTTGATGCACACAGTTGGTACCTTCTCTTTATCCTACTGTGGATCTAACATAGTCCATCAGTTCTTTTGTGACATCCCCCAATTATTGGCTATATCTTGCTCAGAAAATTTAACAAGAGAAATTGTACCTATTATCATTAGTGTGGTTTTGGACAtctgttgttttatttacatCATCATTTCCTATGTGAACATCTTTTCCACTGTCAAGAAGATTCCATCAACAGAAGGTCAGTCAAAAGCCTACTGCACTTGCCTTCCACATCTGGTGGTAgttatattatttctcttcacTGGCATCTTTGCTTATCTGAAGCCAACTTCAGGGATTCCTTCTATTTCTGACCTTTTAATTTCTATGTTCTACACTATGGTGCCCCCAACCGTTAATCCTATTATATACAGTCTAAGAAATAATGTCATGAAAATGTCATTGGGGAGGTTGCTAAAAATAATAttcaccaaaaattaa